In one Pseudomonas fitomaticsae genomic region, the following are encoded:
- a CDS encoding PepSY-associated TM helix domain-containing protein translates to MRSFLVLLHRYIGLATAVFLLLAGITGSILAFNHELDEWLNPELYAASAEGERLPPGELVDAVQSAHPKLQVWYMEYPNEAGHTALLAAVPRNDPATGEPFKERNEVFYLDPVSGEQKGQRYWGECCFQRENFVPFILEFHYNLTLPGNWGLLLMGLVAIAWVVDCFIALWLTLPRGKPFWKKWSNAWKIKGGHAYRLNFDLHRAGGLWLWLLLLPIAVSSVAMNLPSQVFKPVVSLFSPIEPSVYEARGRMPAEELGITRLNYQQAYERAQQEGKRLGLTAAIGELYYSFEYNFYGAGFGQHDTEAHGKSWLFFHGTDGRLLGQEIAGAGTLGERFYRLQLPIHGGRIIGFTGQVMIAVLGALIAGLSGTGVYIWWRKWQARRSSKARRAV, encoded by the coding sequence ACCATGAGCTGGATGAGTGGTTGAATCCGGAGTTATACGCGGCTTCGGCCGAGGGGGAGCGTCTGCCGCCAGGTGAGCTGGTTGATGCGGTGCAATCCGCCCATCCGAAGTTGCAGGTCTGGTACATGGAGTACCCGAATGAGGCAGGCCATACGGCATTGCTGGCGGCGGTTCCACGGAATGATCCGGCGACGGGCGAACCGTTCAAGGAACGCAATGAAGTGTTCTACCTCGACCCGGTCAGCGGAGAGCAAAAAGGTCAGCGTTACTGGGGCGAGTGCTGTTTCCAGCGTGAGAACTTCGTTCCGTTCATTCTTGAGTTTCACTACAACCTGACACTGCCCGGTAACTGGGGTTTGCTGTTGATGGGGTTGGTGGCCATCGCCTGGGTGGTCGATTGCTTCATTGCTCTCTGGCTGACGTTGCCTAGGGGTAAACCGTTCTGGAAGAAGTGGTCGAACGCCTGGAAGATCAAGGGTGGCCATGCCTATCGACTTAACTTTGATCTGCACCGGGCGGGGGGCTTGTGGTTGTGGTTGTTATTGCTGCCGATCGCCGTCAGCAGCGTAGCCATGAACTTGCCTAGCCAAGTCTTCAAACCGGTGGTGTCGCTGTTTTCTCCGATTGAACCGAGCGTGTATGAGGCGCGAGGGCGGATGCCTGCCGAAGAACTGGGGATCACCCGATTGAATTATCAACAGGCATACGAAAGGGCACAGCAGGAGGGGAAAAGGTTGGGGCTGACAGCAGCGATCGGCGAGTTGTATTACAGCTTTGAATACAACTTCTACGGTGCGGGGTTTGGACAGCATGACACCGAGGCCCACGGAAAATCCTGGTTGTTCTTCCACGGTACTGACGGACGATTGTTGGGGCAGGAGATCGCAGGAGCAGGGACGTTGGGAGAGCGCTTTTATCGGTTGCAGTTGCCGATACATGGAGGGCGGATCATAGGCTTCACCGGACAAGTGATGATCGCAGTATTGGGTGCTCTGATTGCGGGGTTGTCGGGGACTGGCGTCTACATCTGGTGGCGCAAATGGCAGGCCCGTCGGAGCAGCAAGGCACGCAGAGCGGTTTGA